A window from Cryptomeria japonica chromosome 1, Sugi_1.0, whole genome shotgun sequence encodes these proteins:
- the LOC131050463 gene encoding GDSL esterase/lipase At4g26790, which produces MRSRAESLVLFSVFFSLIIIIAQECDYILFVEGQKVPAVFVFGDSFGDTGNNDFIITTSKSNFPPYGRDFIDRIPTGRFSNGKLLSDYFAEGLGIKELLPPSLDPNLNAQDLLTGVSFASAGSGLDNLTDLINEAIPFWKQIECFKEYKKKIAGFVGEEEATNIIRKAIFFITIGSNDWGFSYFLLVIPTRRLEFTVQEYTDFLLNQYTVYIKELYNLGVTRIALINVPPLGCAPGERTVTSLRNRGACDQEINEAVSGFNSGLNAMIDGLKPAFPSLQIASLDYNSLVSEFIANPRRYGFEVVARGCCGTGLVEYSFLCNELNPFTCPDASKYLFFDAVHLTQKAYQFISNVFLTTDIPQLL; this is translated from the exons ATGAGATCAAGGGCAGAATCTCTCGTTTTGTTCTCTGTATTTTTCAGTTTGATCATCATAATAGCTCAGGAATGTGATTACATTTTGTTTGTTGAAGGACAGAAAGTGCCTGCTGTTTTTGTGTTTGGAGACTCCTTTGGAGATACAGGGAATAATGATTTTATTATTACAACAAGCAAGTCGAATTTTCCTCCATACGGAAGAGATTTCATAGATCGCATTCCCACAGGAAGGTTCTCCAATGGAAAGCTCCTGTCTGACTACTTTG CTGAAGGACTTGGAATCAAGGAACTATTGCCCCCATCTTTGGACCCAAACCTGAATGCCCAAGACTTGCTAACTGGTGTCAGCTTTGCATCTGCTGGTTCAGGCTTAGACAATCTCACTGACCTAATAAAT GAGGCGATACCATTTTGGAAACAAATTGAGTGTTTTAAAGAGTATAAAAAGAAAATAGCAGGATTCGTGGGAGAAGAAGAGGCCACCAACATAATCAGAAAGGCAATATTTTTCATTACAATAGGCTCCAATGACTGGGGTTTCAGCTACTTCCTACTAGTAATCCCAACTCGCCGACTCGAATTCACTGTTCAAGAGTATACAGATTTCCTCTTGAATCAATACACAGTTTATATCAAG GAATTATACAATCTGGGTGTCACTAGAATTGCTTTGATTAATGTTCCACCATTAGGATGTGCACCAGGAGAGAGAACGGTGACAAGCCTTCGGAACAGGGGTGCATGTGATCAAGAGATAAACGAGGCTGTATCTGGATTCAATTCAGGATTAAATGCCATGATTGATGGACTCAAACCTGCTTTTCCTAGCCTTCAAATTGCTTCTCTCGATTATAACAGTCTGGTTTCCGAGTTCATTGCAAATCCTCGAAGATATG GTTTCGAGGTGGTTGCAAGGGGTTGCTGCGGGACAGGCCTAGTAGAATATAGCTTCCTATGCAATGAATTGAATCCCTTTACATGCCCTGATGCTTCCAAATATCTCTTCTTTGATGCCGTCCACCTTACTCAGAAGGCATATCAATTCATTTCTAATGTATTTCTCACCACAGATATTCCTCAACTTCTCTAA
- the LOC131075724 gene encoding GDSL esterase/lipase At2g04570 → MKSRPESLVLLSVFFSLIVIIAQQYDYILFVGGQKVPAVFVFGDSFGDTGNNDFIITTSKSNFPPYGRDFIDRIPTGRFSNGKLMSDYFAEGLGIKELLPPSLDPNLKAQDLLTGVSFASAGSGLDNLTDLINEAIPFWKQIECFKEYKKKIVGLVGEEEATNIIRKAIFFITIGSNDWGYSYFLLVIPTRRLEFTVQEYTDFLLNQYTVYIKELYNLGVTRIALINLPPLGCAPVERTLTSLRNRGACDQEINEAVSGFNSGLNAMIDGLKPAFPSLQIASLDYNSLVSEFIANPRRYGFEVVARGCCGTGLVEYNFLCNELNPFTCPDASKYLFFDALHLTQKAYQFISNVFLTTNIPQLL, encoded by the exons ATGAAATCAAGGCCAGAATCTCTCGTTTTGTTATCTGTATTTTTCAGTTTGATAGTCATAATAGCACAGCAATATGATTACATTTTGTTTGTTGGAGGACAGAAAGTGCCTGCTGTTTTTGTGTTTGGAGACTCCTTTGGAGATACAGGGAATAATGATTTTATTATTACAACAAGCAAGTCGAATTTTCCTCCATACGGAAGAGATTTCATAGATCGCATTCCCACAGGAAGGTTCTCCAATGGAAAGCTCATGTCTGACTACTTTG CTGAAGGACTTGGAATCAAGGAATTGTTGCCCCCATCATTGGACCCAAACCTCAAAGCCCAAGACTTGCTAACTGGTGTCAGCTTTGCATCTGCTGGTTCAGGCTTAGACAATCTCACTGACCTAATAAAT GAGGCGATACCATTTTGGAAACAAATTGAGTGTTTTAAAGAGTATAAAAAGAAAATAGTAGGATTAGTGGGAGAAGAAGAGGCCACCAACATAATCAGAAAGGCAATATTTTTCATTACAATAGGGTCCAATGACTGGGGTTACAGCTACTTCCTACTAGTAATCCCAACTCGCCGACTCGAATTCACCGTTCAAGAATATACAGATTTCCTCTTGAATCAATACACAGTTTATATCAAG GAATTGTATAATCTGGGTGTCACTAGAATTGCTTTGATTAATCTTCCACCATTAGGATGTGCACCAGTAGAGAGAACCCTTACAAGCCTTCGGAACAGGGGTGCATGTGATCAAGAGATAAACGAGGCTGTATCTGGATTCAATTCAGGATTAAATGCCATGATTGATGGACTCAAACCTGCTTTTCCTAGCCTTCAAATTGCTTCTCTCGATTATAACAGTCTGGTTTCCGAGTTCATTGCAAATCCTAGAAGATATG GTTTCGAGGTGGTTGCAAGAGGTTGCTGTGGGACGGGCCTAGTAGAATATAACTTCCTATGCAATGAATTGAATCCCTTTACATGCCCTGATGCTTCCAAATATCTCTTCTTTGATGCCCTCCACCTTACTCAGAAGGCATATCAATTCATTTCTAATGTATTTCTCACCACAAATATTCCTCAACTTCTCTAA